In Nonomuraea sp. NBC_00507, the following are encoded in one genomic region:
- a CDS encoding RidA family protein — MAYGYHRTTSSRATTSATPSPSWPAEPSAHPSQKRSITDKETSDACHRSYRHLGRPVGNRPYSQAVRTGDLLFVSGQLPLHPETGAVCDNIEEQTRQSLTSVTAVVREAGGQLSDVVRVGIFVTDIKDFGVVNKVYAEFFSAETRPARAVVKVSALPRPEARIEIEAIAAIGASSGNA, encoded by the coding sequence GTGGCGTACGGCTATCACCGCACTACTTCATCAAGGGCGACGACATCAGCCACGCCATCTCCGTCATGGCCCGCTGAGCCTTCCGCCCACCCAAGCCAAAAGCGATCAATCACTGACAAGGAGACGTCGGATGCCTGCCATCGCAGCTATCGCCACCTCGGACGCCCCGTCGGCAATCGGCCCTACTCGCAAGCCGTCCGCACCGGTGACCTGCTATTCGTCTCGGGCCAACTGCCGCTTCACCCCGAGACCGGAGCGGTCTGCGACAACATCGAGGAACAGACGCGTCAATCCCTCACAAGCGTCACGGCCGTCGTCCGCGAGGCCGGCGGGCAGCTGTCCGATGTCGTCCGAGTCGGCATCTTCGTCACCGACATCAAGGACTTCGGGGTGGTGAACAAGGTGTACGCCGAGTTCTTCAGCGCGGAGACCCGACCGGCGCGAGCGGTCGTCAAGGTGTCCGCCCTGCCGCGCCCAGAGGCCCGCATCGAGATCGAGGCCATCGCCGCCATCGGGGCGAGCAGCGGCAACGCCTGA
- a CDS encoding MFS transporter yields the protein MSSGLTGRQRVVLALVCAVAVSTIYGIQPVLEAAGEDLGLGEGALGWLVAAGQIGYLAGLVLLVPLGDLFDRRTLITVHLLLTAVGAGVAAAAPSGGIAIAGLALAGLFAVAVQITVAYVAAVSPIGERGRNIGAVTSGVVIGILGVRVVAGTLGELTDWRMVYLLIAGLCAMLALAARFTLEADIRRPRARYGQLLSSLGRLVVGDRLFLSRGLVAFFLFASFGTLWSGLALPLGDAPWHFGTTEIGLFGLAGLTGALGAARAGRWADRGLALSVTDWSLALLTASWLLIAQARSSLWLLIVGVIVLDFAVQAVHVSSQHLLTTARPDQSSSVIGAYMAFYSLGSALGAITTTWAYSATGWSAASLLGAAYAALGLLVATSTRRFTAASSCLHARRNNRVGLNLFRRCRCSPRWRRWPRSRCGPLGAAGRTP from the coding sequence ATGTCGTCAGGATTGACAGGGAGGCAGCGGGTCGTGCTCGCGCTGGTGTGCGCGGTGGCGGTGTCGACCATCTACGGCATCCAGCCGGTCCTCGAGGCCGCGGGCGAGGACCTTGGGCTGGGGGAAGGAGCGCTGGGGTGGCTGGTCGCCGCCGGCCAGATCGGTTATCTCGCGGGGCTGGTGCTGCTGGTCCCGCTCGGTGACTTGTTCGACCGCCGCACGCTCATCACGGTGCACTTGCTGCTCACGGCAGTAGGTGCGGGGGTGGCCGCCGCCGCACCCAGTGGTGGCATCGCGATCGCGGGCCTGGCCCTGGCCGGGCTGTTCGCCGTGGCCGTCCAGATCACGGTGGCCTATGTCGCCGCCGTCTCACCGATCGGCGAGCGCGGCCGCAACATCGGAGCGGTCACCTCGGGCGTGGTCATCGGGATCCTCGGAGTGCGGGTGGTCGCGGGCACACTGGGCGAGCTGACCGACTGGCGCATGGTCTACCTCCTCATCGCCGGGCTTTGCGCGATGCTCGCGCTCGCCGCCCGATTCACCCTCGAGGCCGACATCCGCCGCCCCCGAGCTCGGTACGGGCAGCTGTTGTCATCGCTGGGGCGTCTGGTCGTCGGCGACCGGCTCTTCCTCAGTCGCGGACTGGTCGCGTTCTTCCTGTTCGCCTCCTTCGGCACGCTGTGGAGCGGACTGGCGCTCCCGCTCGGCGACGCGCCATGGCACTTCGGCACTACCGAGATCGGATTGTTCGGACTCGCCGGTCTCACCGGGGCGCTGGGCGCGGCCAGGGCCGGCCGATGGGCCGACCGGGGCCTGGCGCTCTCCGTCACCGACTGGTCGCTGGCCCTGCTCACAGCCTCGTGGCTGCTGATCGCTCAAGCGAGGTCATCGCTGTGGCTGTTGATCGTCGGCGTCATCGTCCTGGACTTCGCCGTGCAAGCCGTTCACGTCAGCAGCCAGCACCTGCTCACCACCGCCCGCCCCGACCAGAGCAGCAGCGTCATCGGCGCCTACATGGCCTTCTACTCCCTCGGCTCCGCGCTCGGTGCGATCACCACCACCTGGGCCTACAGCGCCACGGGATGGTCGGCCGCCAGCCTGCTCGGCGCAGCCTACGCCGCACTCGGACTCCTCGTCGCCACCTCGACCCGACGTTTCACCGCCGCGAGCTCATGTCTGCACGCGCGCCGCAACAACCGCGTTGGTCTTAACCTGTTCAGGCGTTGCCGCTGCTCGCCCCGATGGCGGCGATGGCCTCGATCTCGATGCGGGCCTCTGGGCGCGGCAGGGCGGACACCTTGA
- a CDS encoding molybdopterin cofactor-binding domain-containing protein — MDDTDLPAAPCPQQRRPPPSARVLQPGEKSRFSMYGYAARFAEVAVDARLGLVRRRIGVYDAGRIISLKLADSQAIGGMVGGIGVAPAIANAVFHATGRRLRDLPITAEALL, encoded by the coding sequence ATGGACGACACCGACCTACCGGCAGCTCCTTGCCCGCAACAACGGCGCCCACCTCCTAGCGCGCGGGTCCTACAACCCGGGGAGAAGTCCCGGTTCTCGATGTACGGCTACGCCGCGAGGTTCGCCGAGGTCGCCGTCGACGCCCGCCTGGGGCTGGTGCGGCGGAGGATCGGCGTCTACGACGCTGGCCGGATCATCAGCCTCAAGCTCGCCGACAGCCAGGCGATCGGCGGGATGGTGGGTGGCATCGGCGTGGCGCCCGCCATCGCCAACGCGGTCTTCCACGCCACCGGACGCCGCCTCCGCGACCTGCCCATCACCGCCGAGGCCCTGCTCTGA
- a CDS encoding SMP-30/gluconolactonase/LRE family protein, whose translation MQQQRQQTALRSASSARRFLKKNVGIALAVTAAAAVLGSAPSASAATGHAYRGSVVTDVRTVATFDYAVGEIPENITVNPDGSMTLSMLGSCAVCQRTHGPQLMRISASGGRTVLVTGQVGEAISGNTRGSDGTVYYSVWAPGNADRNGVYTLRPDGTPQRIAALPADAGPNGLAIDPAGRTLYIADSLKGLIWSVPVSGGSVTPWLTDAALAPVPTEALPIGANGLRFHNGALWVSNFNKGTLLRVPVTPAGAAGPIRLVAGGLPNIDDFSFLTPWSDVVFAAQNGSSSQNGPDRIVVVYPNGTYKAVLTSADGLASPSATAVRGDRLYITDGGVPEPHDAKLQTGRINVAALLANAAH comes from the coding sequence ATGCAGCAGCAACGCCAGCAAACGGCCCTGCGTAGTGCATCGAGCGCAAGGCGTTTTCTGAAGAAGAACGTCGGAATCGCGCTGGCGGTCACCGCGGCGGCGGCCGTCCTGGGGTCGGCGCCGTCCGCGTCCGCAGCGACGGGACACGCGTATCGCGGATCCGTTGTCACCGACGTACGGACCGTGGCGACGTTCGACTACGCCGTCGGCGAGATCCCCGAGAACATCACCGTCAACCCCGACGGCTCAATGACCCTGTCCATGCTCGGCAGTTGCGCGGTGTGCCAGCGCACCCATGGGCCGCAGCTAATGCGTATCTCCGCGTCCGGAGGCCGCACGGTGCTCGTCACCGGGCAGGTGGGTGAGGCGATCAGCGGCAACACCCGTGGCAGTGACGGCACCGTCTACTACAGCGTGTGGGCCCCGGGCAACGCGGACAGGAACGGCGTGTACACGCTGCGTCCGGACGGTACCCCTCAGCGCATCGCCGCTCTGCCCGCCGACGCGGGCCCCAATGGGCTGGCCATCGACCCGGCCGGACGCACCCTCTACATCGCCGACAGCCTGAAGGGCCTCATCTGGTCCGTTCCGGTCTCGGGCGGATCGGTGACCCCGTGGCTGACCGATGCCGCTCTCGCGCCGGTGCCGACCGAAGCCCTGCCGATCGGTGCCAACGGGCTCAGGTTCCACAACGGCGCACTGTGGGTCAGCAACTTCAACAAGGGAACACTGCTGCGGGTACCGGTCACCCCCGCCGGCGCGGCCGGTCCCATCCGCCTTGTCGCCGGCGGCCTGCCCAACATCGACGATTTCAGCTTCCTGACCCCGTGGTCCGATGTGGTGTTCGCAGCGCAGAACGGCTCCTCCTCGCAGAACGGTCCGGACAGGATCGTGGTGGTCTACCCGAACGGCACCTACAAGGCCGTTCTGACCAGCGCGGACGGTCTCGCCTCGCCCTCCGCGACCGCGGTTCGCGGCGACCGGTTGTACATCACCGACGGCGGGGTCCCCGAGCCCCACGACGCGAAACTGCAGACCGGGAGGATCAATGTCGCCGCTCTCCTGGCCAACGCAGCACACTGA
- a CDS encoding DUF2637 domain-containing protein, with translation MPSEEVIDAPTSDSIPSDRWIRGTTTAAVVVLAAIAAVVSFRHMRELALAHGEDELAAALIPLAVDGTIVAASMSLLRASRYGARGGLLAWSLLIVSSLASRGANVAVAEPTMIARLIAGWLSLALIGAYEMLMGQIRQGQWARGRGEEGTRQDHQSQSVGGGDDAQPKVAREQARHLHQVAWRWAQENCGPDGRLSSGKAIAVQFSRSPRWGRWIKKAGSSGLLEPSSGDALN, from the coding sequence GTGCCATCGGAAGAAGTGATCGATGCGCCGACGTCGGACTCGATACCGTCGGATCGGTGGATTCGTGGGACGACCACGGCGGCCGTCGTTGTGCTCGCTGCGATTGCGGCTGTGGTGTCGTTTCGGCATATGCGCGAGTTGGCTTTGGCGCATGGTGAGGATGAGCTGGCGGCTGCGCTCATCCCGCTGGCGGTGGACGGCACGATCGTGGCGGCCTCGATGTCGCTGTTGCGGGCTAGCCGCTACGGCGCACGCGGTGGGCTGCTGGCTTGGTCGTTGCTGATCGTCAGCAGTTTGGCCAGCCGGGGAGCGAACGTGGCGGTGGCGGAGCCGACGATGATCGCTCGGCTGATCGCCGGGTGGCTCAGCCTGGCGCTCATCGGCGCGTACGAAATGCTCATGGGGCAGATCCGGCAGGGCCAATGGGCACGCGGGCGGGGCGAGGAAGGCACGCGGCAAGACCACCAGTCACAGAGCGTTGGGGGCGGCGATGACGCTCAGCCGAAAGTGGCGCGAGAACAGGCTCGGCACCTACATCAGGTGGCATGGCGGTGGGCGCAGGAGAACTGTGGTCCGGATGGTCGGTTGTCATCGGGCAAGGCGATTGCGGTGCAATTCTCTCGCAGTCCCCGCTGGGGTCGATGGATCAAGAAGGCCGGCAGTTCTGGACTCCTTGAGCCATCGTCTGGTGATGCCCTCAATTGA
- a CDS encoding winged helix-turn-helix transcriptional regulator: MDVTLAAGSAWTDPACPVARTVDLIGDRWSLLIIRDAMDGATTFTEFHQRLGIARNILTDRLRKLVEHGILDKSAATDGRRHTYRLTEAGQDLFTAVVALRQWGERHAFAPDEPHSILVDDQGRELPELHPLGQDGAPLSAEASHVRKTA; encoded by the coding sequence GTGGACGTCACACTCGCTGCGGGAAGCGCTTGGACCGACCCGGCCTGCCCGGTCGCACGGACCGTCGACCTGATAGGCGACCGGTGGAGCCTGCTGATCATCCGCGACGCGATGGACGGGGCGACGACCTTCACCGAGTTCCATCAGCGGCTGGGGATCGCCCGCAACATCCTCACCGACCGGCTCCGCAAACTCGTCGAGCACGGCATCCTTGACAAGAGCGCCGCCACCGACGGCAGACGACACACGTACCGGCTCACCGAAGCCGGGCAGGACCTCTTCACGGCCGTCGTCGCCCTCCGCCAATGGGGCGAGCGCCACGCCTTCGCCCCAGACGAGCCGCACTCCATTCTCGTCGACGACCAAGGGCGGGAGCTTCCCGAACTCCACCCGCTCGGCCAAGACGGCGCGCCGCTCTCCGCCGAAGCATCGCACGTTCGGAAAACTGCCTGA
- a CDS encoding MFS transporter — translation MTTVRPPRAVSRKTVRLLATAYGLTIANLYYCQPLLPEITRSLGPHAADHLVAVGQLGYALALIIIVPLGDIVPRRPFLAVLLCFDAVAVALTATAPTAGLLLAAGALIGLTAAAVVNTLIPYAAALAAPDERGRAIATMLTGGLTGVLLSRTVAGLVSQVAGWRALFAGAAVVTLLLAVVLTRVMPPAPPDLALPYQAQLRATVRLAATHRLLRRRSFIGACSFAAFGVFWSTVALLLTEPPYEYGPAQIGLLALAGAAGAVVARPLGRTADRADRVRLTRATLALGAVSFAALWAGGHHVAWLLIGLLAMDTAINAVHLLNMSVVYGIDDARARLASVYMTVYTLGGVAGAAVGPSVYAVGGWSATCLLGAAFLAIALVLTFTRTENP, via the coding sequence GTGACCACGGTTCGACCTCCGCGGGCCGTCTCCCGCAAGACCGTCCGGCTACTCGCGACGGCCTATGGGCTGACGATCGCGAACCTCTACTACTGCCAGCCCTTACTGCCGGAGATAACCCGATCCCTCGGCCCGCACGCCGCGGACCACTTGGTCGCCGTCGGCCAGCTCGGCTACGCCCTCGCCCTGATCATCATCGTCCCACTCGGTGACATCGTCCCCCGGCGTCCCTTCTTGGCGGTCCTGCTCTGCTTCGACGCCGTGGCCGTGGCCCTGACCGCCACCGCCCCCACCGCCGGCCTCCTCCTGGCAGCCGGGGCACTCATCGGGCTCACCGCTGCCGCCGTCGTCAACACCCTCATCCCCTACGCCGCCGCCCTGGCCGCACCCGACGAACGCGGACGCGCCATAGCGACGATGCTCACCGGTGGCCTCACCGGCGTTCTGCTGTCCCGTACGGTCGCGGGTCTGGTCTCGCAGGTCGCCGGCTGGAGGGCCCTGTTCGCGGGGGCGGCGGTCGTCACCCTGCTCCTGGCTGTCGTCCTCACCCGCGTCATGCCGCCCGCCCCGCCCGACCTGGCTCTCCCTTACCAGGCCCAGCTACGCGCCACCGTCCGGCTGGCGGCCACCCACCGTCTGCTGCGACGGCGCTCCTTCATCGGGGCCTGTTCCTTCGCCGCCTTCGGCGTGTTCTGGTCGACCGTCGCCCTCCTCCTCACCGAACCTCCCTACGAGTACGGCCCTGCCCAGATCGGATTGCTGGCCCTGGCCGGCGCCGCCGGAGCAGTCGTAGCCCGCCCTCTCGGCCGCACCGCCGACCGAGCGGACCGCGTCCGGCTCACCAGGGCGACGCTGGCCCTCGGCGCCGTGTCCTTCGCCGCCCTGTGGGCCGGCGGACACCACGTCGCCTGGCTCCTCATCGGGCTCCTGGCCATGGACACCGCCATCAACGCCGTCCACCTGCTCAACATGAGCGTCGTCTACGGCATCGACGACGCCCGCGCCCGCCTCGCCTCGGTCTACATGACCGTCTACACCCTCGGCGGCGTCGCCGGCGCGGCCGTCGGCCCCTCTGTCTACGCGGTCGGCGGCTGGAGCGCGACCTGCCTCCTCGGCGCCGCATTCCTCGCGATCGCCCTCGTCCTGACGTTCACCCGAACGGAGAACCCATGA
- a CDS encoding HAD family hydrolase — protein sequence MADVIFFDLDGTLVDHRSAVLETIDQIVQAAPNATAPPEELVTLWWTLEARHMREYLAGRCSFAEHHRRRLRSFLPMLGEPVPESPGLLDAWIAERYLTVFEESWRCYPDVQPCLETLKRLPRAPRLAVLTNGDPEQQRAKLARFGLLEYFEAVLTPTELGTAKPAAYANACRWMRTDPAQAVNVGDMLESDVNAAALAGLTGIWLDRGIDFITGGPSPTADETVLRIERLTDLPDHLSRTNA from the coding sequence ATGGCAGATGTGATTTTCTTCGATCTGGACGGCACCCTGGTCGATCATCGAAGCGCCGTCTTGGAAACGATCGACCAGATCGTCCAGGCCGCGCCGAACGCGACGGCTCCACCGGAGGAACTGGTGACGTTGTGGTGGACGCTGGAGGCGCGCCACATGCGGGAATACCTGGCCGGTCGGTGCTCCTTCGCTGAGCACCACAGGCGCAGGCTCCGTTCCTTCCTGCCGATGCTCGGCGAGCCGGTTCCGGAAAGTCCCGGCCTTCTGGACGCCTGGATCGCCGAGCGCTACCTCACCGTGTTCGAGGAGTCCTGGCGATGCTATCCCGATGTCCAGCCATGCCTCGAAACCCTGAAACGGCTTCCCCGAGCACCGCGTCTGGCCGTTCTCACCAACGGGGACCCCGAGCAGCAGCGCGCCAAGCTCGCCCGCTTCGGCCTCCTCGAATACTTCGAAGCCGTCCTGACCCCGACCGAGCTCGGTACGGCCAAGCCCGCCGCCTACGCCAACGCCTGCCGGTGGATGCGGACGGACCCCGCGCAGGCGGTCAACGTGGGCGACATGTTGGAAAGCGACGTGAACGCCGCCGCCCTCGCCGGGCTCACCGGCATCTGGCTGGACCGCGGCATCGACTTCATCACCGGTGGACCATCGCCGACGGCAGACGAGACAGTGCTCCGCATCGAACGGCTCACCGACCTCCCCGACCACCTATCACGCACGAACGCCTGA
- a CDS encoding alpha/beta hydrolase translates to MSEHAAVELSPEAIQFAEWLATGANPPSELDAARVQAEQVHLAAREPEGVTYREVDAGGVLGIWCEPVDANTDYVLLHTHAGGSVLASAHVDRKLAGHIAKAAGAPVLVLDFRRAPEHKYPAQVDDAEAAFTWLLSEGYAPGNIITIGHSIGGFIAVALALRLRDKKQPLPGAIVSISPWCDLEIANETIATNAGTDKILSKELLEFFRDAWIGGTGIEFTDTRINLNRADLSGLPPTLVSWGTYEVLAGEDEEFAARVKDAGIDTATVVVPGGQHSYVYGAGRIPETDAAIAQIGAWVREKTKI, encoded by the coding sequence ATGTCTGAGCACGCTGCTGTTGAACTGAGCCCGGAAGCGATCCAATTCGCGGAATGGCTGGCCACAGGGGCGAATCCCCCGTCCGAGTTGGATGCGGCGCGCGTCCAGGCGGAGCAAGTCCATCTCGCGGCCCGGGAGCCGGAGGGCGTCACCTATCGGGAGGTGGACGCGGGTGGCGTTCTGGGAATCTGGTGCGAACCCGTCGACGCCAACACCGACTACGTCCTCCTGCACACTCACGCCGGGGGCTCCGTTCTGGCGTCAGCACACGTCGACCGAAAGCTCGCCGGCCATATCGCCAAGGCCGCCGGGGCCCCCGTACTGGTCCTGGACTTCCGGCGCGCACCGGAACACAAGTACCCGGCTCAGGTGGACGACGCGGAGGCGGCCTTCACCTGGCTGCTCTCCGAAGGGTATGCGCCGGGAAACATCATCACGATCGGCCACTCGATCGGCGGGTTCATCGCCGTCGCCCTGGCGCTTCGCCTCCGCGACAAGAAGCAGCCCCTGCCCGGCGCCATCGTGTCGATCTCCCCCTGGTGCGACCTCGAGATCGCCAACGAGACCATCGCGACCAACGCCGGGACGGACAAGATTCTCAGCAAGGAACTGCTGGAGTTCTTCCGGGATGCCTGGATCGGCGGCACGGGCATCGAGTTCACGGACACCCGGATCAACCTGAACCGGGCGGACCTGAGCGGTCTTCCCCCCACCCTCGTCTCCTGGGGAACGTACGAGGTCCTCGCCGGCGAGGACGAGGAGTTCGCCGCCCGCGTCAAGGACGCCGGAATCGACACGGCGACCGTTGTGGTCCCCGGAGGCCAGCACTCGTACGTCTACGGAGCCGGCCGGATTCCGGAGACCGACGCCGCCATCGCACAGATCGGCGCGTGGGTCCGTGAGAAGACCAAGATCTGA
- a CDS encoding TetR/AcrR family transcriptional regulator, with protein MVRYAKEQKQETRQRIITTAGRRLKRDGIDGSGVATLMRDAGLTNGALYAYFPSKDELVTTAVADQMRAQHANIVAQAAPGRAGLEQIVRWYFSPEQRDNIEDGCPNAALLDEIARSTDPTRQAYTDGALVLIDDFAARLAPHDPPSARLKALGLLGMLAGTLQLSRALTDRQLADQLLKQGIRNALALLDAEQHN; from the coding sequence ATGGTGCGGTACGCGAAAGAACAAAAGCAGGAGACAAGGCAGCGGATCATTACGACGGCCGGTCGCCGGCTCAAGCGGGACGGCATCGACGGCTCCGGAGTCGCGACCCTCATGAGGGACGCGGGCCTGACCAACGGCGCCTTGTACGCCTACTTCCCCTCCAAGGATGAACTCGTCACCACCGCGGTCGCCGACCAGATGCGCGCACAACACGCCAACATCGTCGCGCAGGCAGCGCCCGGCCGTGCCGGACTCGAACAGATCGTGCGCTGGTACTTCTCCCCCGAGCAGCGCGACAACATCGAGGACGGCTGCCCCAACGCCGCCCTGCTCGACGAGATCGCACGCTCCACGGATCCCACCAGGCAGGCATACACCGACGGCGCGCTTGTCCTCATCGACGACTTCGCCGCCCGCCTGGCACCCCACGATCCACCGTCGGCGCGTCTGAAAGCACTCGGCCTCCTCGGCATGCTGGCCGGGACACTGCAACTCTCTCGCGCCCTGACCGACCGGCAGCTCGCCGACCAACTCCTCAAACAGGGCATCCGCAACGCCCTCGCACTCCTGGATGCCGAGCAGCACAACTGA
- a CDS encoding serine hydrolase domain-containing protein yields the protein MISRRAAVARVASVACAALALSVAAPATASASPGPVKIGDVQKAMEALVETGHVVGAIGEVYVDGKRVGKGSAGSRLIDGKGGPIPSTARYRIGSQTKGMTATVALQLVKEGKLNLDDKLSAVLPEVAEKDLVERADEITVRNLIQLTSGIPDFIGADVDPLNPTVNYRPTDLLAASRKKPRPVEIGTFNYSNTNYILLGMIIEKLAGRSLAAEFNRRLFAPLGMRDTYLPVKASVGIKGPHGHGYAPDETGKLRDVDRLNVTTLLGAGGVVSTARDMSVFQRAFRQGRLLPESLRKVITDLAPGQPPLPSGGPCAGNPEFAPGGGGSAPGFTAATYTSSDGRLQFAVSVTVAMDDAERMTTPQRITNALKSVFCPAT from the coding sequence ATGATTTCGCGTCGAGCGGCAGTGGCTCGCGTCGCCTCGGTGGCGTGCGCGGCGCTGGCTCTGAGCGTGGCCGCGCCCGCCACCGCCTCGGCATCTCCCGGCCCTGTCAAGATCGGGGATGTGCAGAAGGCTATGGAAGCCTTGGTGGAGACGGGCCATGTGGTGGGCGCCATCGGCGAGGTGTATGTGGACGGCAAGCGGGTCGGGAAAGGATCGGCCGGGTCCCGCTTGATCGACGGCAAGGGCGGCCCGATCCCGTCTACCGCCCGCTACCGGATCGGCTCGCAGACCAAGGGCATGACCGCCACCGTGGCCCTGCAATTGGTCAAGGAGGGCAAGTTGAACCTGGATGACAAACTCAGCGCGGTCCTGCCGGAGGTGGCGGAGAAGGACCTGGTGGAGCGGGCCGACGAGATCACGGTACGCAACCTGATCCAGCTGACCTCGGGCATCCCTGACTTTATCGGCGCGGACGTGGATCCCCTGAACCCCACGGTCAACTACCGCCCGACAGACCTGCTGGCGGCCTCGCGCAAGAAGCCTCGGCCCGTGGAGATCGGGACCTTCAACTACTCCAACACTAACTACATCCTGCTCGGCATGATCATCGAGAAATTGGCAGGGAGGTCCCTGGCGGCCGAATTCAACCGCAGGCTCTTCGCTCCGCTCGGAATGCGTGACACCTACCTGCCCGTGAAGGCTTCGGTGGGCATCAAGGGCCCGCACGGGCACGGCTACGCCCCGGACGAGACGGGCAAGCTGCGCGATGTCGACAGGCTCAACGTCACCACCCTGCTGGGCGCCGGCGGAGTGGTCTCCACCGCGCGCGACATGAGCGTCTTCCAGCGCGCCTTCCGCCAGGGCAGGCTCCTGCCGGAGTCACTGCGCAAAGTGATCACCGATCTGGCGCCTGGCCAGCCGCCGCTGCCTTCGGGCGGCCCGTGCGCCGGCAACCCCGAGTTCGCCCCAGGGGGCGGGGGCAGCGCCCCCGGCTTCACCGCCGCGACCTACACCTCCTCGGACGGCCGCCTGCAGTTCGCCGTGTCCGTGACGGTGGCCATGGACGATGCCGAGCGCATGACCACGCCGCAACGCATCACCAACGCTCTCAAATCGGTGTTCTGCCCGGCGACATAA
- a CDS encoding HAD family hydrolase encodes MKPQLVIFDNDGVLVDSEPTAHRVLSEYLTELGFPFTLEESYRYFLGNAARNIHTVVADRYGGTLPADFTARCHERVFTAFKQGLDAVQGASTVLTELRRRGIPYCLASSSDHAWIDLTLDRTGLRPLLPPGVVFSAQDVGGVGKPAPDLFLHAAAAFGTDPRDCLVVEDSPNGVRAAKAAGMPVVGYTALTPASRLTGATSLITHLTGILDHLDHDR; translated from the coding sequence ATGAAACCCCAGCTGGTCATCTTCGACAACGACGGCGTCCTCGTCGACAGCGAACCCACCGCACACCGTGTGCTGTCCGAATACCTGACGGAACTGGGCTTCCCCTTCACTCTGGAGGAGTCCTACCGGTACTTCCTCGGCAACGCCGCCCGCAACATCCACACGGTCGTCGCCGACCGATACGGCGGCACGCTCCCCGCCGACTTCACCGCACGCTGCCACGAGCGGGTCTTCACCGCCTTCAAGCAAGGGTTGGACGCCGTCCAGGGCGCTTCCACCGTTCTGACCGAACTGCGGCGCCGTGGCATCCCCTACTGCCTGGCGTCCTCCTCCGACCATGCCTGGATCGACCTCACCCTTGACCGGACGGGCCTGCGCCCCCTGCTGCCGCCCGGGGTGGTCTTCAGCGCCCAGGACGTCGGCGGCGTCGGCAAACCCGCCCCCGACCTTTTCCTCCATGCCGCCGCCGCGTTCGGCACCGACCCGCGCGACTGCCTGGTCGTCGAGGACAGCCCCAACGGCGTCCGCGCCGCGAAAGCCGCTGGCATGCCCGTCGTCGGCTACACCGCCCTGACCCCTGCGAGCAGGCTCACCGGAGCCACATCCCTTATCACGCACCTGACTGGGATCCTCGACCACCTCGACCACGACCGTTGA
- a CDS encoding helix-turn-helix domain-containing protein codes for MPDITSLMQVSEGYVRDVIHAFNERGFDALDPKWSGGRPRVISEQVREHICLIARTVPAEWGEPGHDS; via the coding sequence GTGCCGGACATCACCTCGTTGATGCAGGTCAGCGAGGGCTACGTGCGCGATGTCATCCATGCCTTCAACGAGCGGGGGTTCGACGCTTTGGACCCAAAATGGAGCGGGGGCCGTCCACGGGTGATCAGTGAGCAGGTGCGCGAGCACATCTGCCTGATCGCCCGGACGGTCCCCGCAGAATGGGGTGAACCTGGCCATGATTCTTGA